In the Labeo rohita strain BAU-BD-2019 unplaced genomic scaffold, IGBB_LRoh.1.0 scaffold_192, whole genome shotgun sequence genome, one interval contains:
- the LOC127159116 gene encoding uncharacterized protein LOC127159116 isoform X2: MEGDSVTLQTGIKTKQRERIEWYFNGFQIAKITGDLHYICTDVQCKDADERFRDRLKLDHQTGSLTITNITTTDSGLYHLKINSRRGKISTEIFIVAVSGFLGVGGDGLSAFVMEEDSVTLHSDIKINQRKDIEWIMNDIRIARITGDLSNICTDVQCNGGTENFRNRLKLDNRTGSLTITNITITDSGLYQLYQISSDTSKITFGVEVHNVSAAERDEIKRKSVKEGESVTLDTLIKTLHHSLSWYFNDSRIAEISGNQSKIFTDVQCEDGDERFRNRLKVDHSSGSLTITNSRITDSGDYQLNITSSRFSIIRRFSVSVIADLTGIYAAVSTVLLLVIASAGLIYSCKCHSRRKHIRTQRNDQALKSRERHACFSVYSKGNRK; encoded by the exons ATGGaaggagattcagtcactctacagactggcattaaaacaaaacaacgagAAAGGATTGAGTGGTATTTTAATGGCTTTCAAATAGCTAAAATCACTGGAGATCTTCATTATATCTGTACAGATGTTCAGTGTAAAGATGctgatgagagattcagagacagactgaagctggatcatcagactggatctctgaccatcacaaacatcacaaccacagactctggactttatcaTCTAAAGATCAACAGCAGAAGAGGCAAAATCAGTACAGAGATTTTCATTGTTGCTGTATCTG GTTTTCTGGGTGTTGGTGGAGATGGATTATCAGCATTTGTGATGGAGgaagattcagtcactctacactctgatattaaaataaaccagCGGAAAGATATTGAATGGATTATGAATGACATTCGCATTGCTAGAATCACTGGAGATCTTAGTAATATCTGTACAGACGTTCAGTGTAATGGAGGTACTGAGAATTTCAgaaacagactgaagctggataatagaactggatctctgaccatcacaaacatcacaatcacagactctggactttatcaACTTTATCAGATCAGCAGCGACAccagtaaaattacatttggtGTTGAAGTCCATA ATGTTTCTGCTGCAGAACGAGATGAAATAAAGCGAAAGTCAGTGAAAGAGGGAGAATCTGTCACTTTGGACACTTTAATAAAGACCCTACATCATTCATTGTCatggtattttaatgacagtcGTATAGCTGAAATCAGTGGAAATCAGAGCAAGATCTTTACAGATGTTCAATGTGAAGATGGTGATGAGAGATTCAGAAACAGACTGAAGGTGGATCATTCatctggatctctgaccatcacaaacagcAGAATCACTGACTCTGGAGATTATCAACTAAATATCACCAGCAGCAGATTCAGCATCATTAGGCGCTTCAGTGTTTCTGTCATTG CTGATCTAACAGGAATATATGCTGCTGTTTCTACTGTTCTGCTGCTGGTGATCGCATCTGCTGGTTTAATTTACTCTTGCAAGTGCCATTCAAGAAGGAAAC ACATCAGGACCCAGCGCAATGATCAG gCGCTGAAATCACGGGAGCGTCACGCGTGCTTCAGTGTGTACAGTAAAGGAAACCGCAA
- the LOC127159116 gene encoding uncharacterized protein LOC127159116 isoform X1: MEGDSVTLQTGIKTKQRERIEWYFNGFQIAKITGDLHYICTDVQCKDADERFRDRLKLDHQTGSLTITNITTTDSGLYHLKINSRRGKISTEIFIVAVSGFLGVGGDGLSAFVMEEDSVTLHSDIKINQRKDIEWIMNDIRIARITGDLSNICTDVQCNGGTENFRNRLKLDNRTGSLTITNITITDSGLYQLYQISSDTSKITFGVEVHNVSAAERDEIKRKSVKEGESVTLDTLIKTLHHSLSWYFNDSRIAEISGNQSKIFTDVQCEDGDERFRNRLKVDHSSGSLTITNSRITDSGDYQLNITSSRFSIIRRFSVSVIADLTGIYAAVSTVLLLVIASAGLIYSCKCHSRRKHIRTQRNDQVNDVEDFSPDQTESISPASQTSQTETDAVNEAPT; encoded by the exons ATGGaaggagattcagtcactctacagactggcattaaaacaaaacaacgagAAAGGATTGAGTGGTATTTTAATGGCTTTCAAATAGCTAAAATCACTGGAGATCTTCATTATATCTGTACAGATGTTCAGTGTAAAGATGctgatgagagattcagagacagactgaagctggatcatcagactggatctctgaccatcacaaacatcacaaccacagactctggactttatcaTCTAAAGATCAACAGCAGAAGAGGCAAAATCAGTACAGAGATTTTCATTGTTGCTGTATCTG GTTTTCTGGGTGTTGGTGGAGATGGATTATCAGCATTTGTGATGGAGgaagattcagtcactctacactctgatattaaaataaaccagCGGAAAGATATTGAATGGATTATGAATGACATTCGCATTGCTAGAATCACTGGAGATCTTAGTAATATCTGTACAGACGTTCAGTGTAATGGAGGTACTGAGAATTTCAgaaacagactgaagctggataatagaactggatctctgaccatcacaaacatcacaatcacagactctggactttatcaACTTTATCAGATCAGCAGCGACAccagtaaaattacatttggtGTTGAAGTCCATA ATGTTTCTGCTGCAGAACGAGATGAAATAAAGCGAAAGTCAGTGAAAGAGGGAGAATCTGTCACTTTGGACACTTTAATAAAGACCCTACATCATTCATTGTCatggtattttaatgacagtcGTATAGCTGAAATCAGTGGAAATCAGAGCAAGATCTTTACAGATGTTCAATGTGAAGATGGTGATGAGAGATTCAGAAACAGACTGAAGGTGGATCATTCatctggatctctgaccatcacaaacagcAGAATCACTGACTCTGGAGATTATCAACTAAATATCACCAGCAGCAGATTCAGCATCATTAGGCGCTTCAGTGTTTCTGTCATTG CTGATCTAACAGGAATATATGCTGCTGTTTCTACTGTTCTGCTGCTGGTGATCGCATCTGCTGGTTTAATTTACTCTTGCAAGTGCCATTCAAGAAGGAAAC ACATCAGGACCCAGCGCAATGATCAG